Within the Bombus vancouverensis nearcticus chromosome 10, iyBomVanc1_principal, whole genome shotgun sequence genome, the region cttcccaatggtactgtactttcaaattttccagtatccctctaaaaacaaaaagtcgaacctcgttattattaacgtaggcattataaggaagagaagtattagaaagcagctcctttttattatggatttctttataatcatgtaaataagaaattccggaaattttttcctcaagaatttaattcttgtgttttgattgataattattacactgcatactaacttttcgcatactgttcgcgtctaacaatttcctaataataactacttcaaaattacatatgttcttgcacgaattcaaaagtacgtatgatacaattacaattgattctaaaataataattatttgaagatattaagatactaattaaacgtttcactatatttcaaaatctggaacaacaaatttttatttataaaaaatgaaactgtggttatatattctttgtcatgatgctatttcttattaccatgtcgacattttttaaaattcattttgttatctctacgcaatatgaaaattcatatactgcttaatattttttacatattatccatccaccgcatgatatctcctgaaaaatcaaaatattaatgttatattattacaatgcttcttaaatttcaatttttgacaaatttgaaatccaatatattttgcacaattattatttatcaaaaaattctaagttagtaactttcttttcaaatggcaaataacatatactttgacttacctgtaactttttgctcctaatcatcatttcctcttatagaacatcattattgttcttataattactaccagtgtcatagatattgtagtggctacaactgaattaatagaaaatgataaataactgtgtataacactaacacataactgtgtataacaatgacacataacttttacttacatatcagtcgataagggattactgtgatatcctgttgatgtttcttaaggcacttgattaggtgtgatacggtatcattccttatggtatactgtagataagtattttagaaaatgacaagaataaatctaaattattcagaggttccagtttcggcttagacataaatacaggaccatttgcaaagaagaaagggtgcgtttctacagcctcgttatagtaaccatgaataccaatctctgaattactggttagtaaacataaatatcctataaaatttaatatatttctttaatttttaatacatacatgagttagtagttctaaattatgaatcatcctacctgtgatattacacttttccttataatatcatcactcaagtgaacaacattaagatcatgtaaaccatgtcatcctatcttactgtgaagatacttagttatgttatctaacattataaaaatatcatcaaattcaagtccttttattcacatcacatggccacgacgatctggttcttcgttatataatgttccaaaatttgtcgtacatataggatgtacaaaccgtgatatcaaggtatcagttcttccttcccaagggacagtttcattaaaattctgatagaattaaaaattaattattaatattctaacaatcatatatgttaaatacattatagtcaacgatatatacctgagcgaatgtaggggtgattccttgataattataaatgtcatcagcccacatcattgtgccacttctttgtactccagcctctagattaacagcctaaacaaacatacaaaattttatagaagctgtacaaaatatagtatatacgcgcaatattgaagcgttcaaggggatataaaggtaatgtacatcacatacacttgtactctcatgcaacaaaatacaattagatttaatagtataagctcttttattcatcataatagattggaaatttaagtgtcttacgagggtgagtaaaaagttacccgctctgtcggtgtagaatttattttaagcaattgtcaaaaaagacatacatcattttttgacataatcactcaatttctgtatacactttgtccatttgctgaaagaccttcgtattttctcattaaaaaatgttttgggctgagctgcgaaccacgaatgcatcgtcgtcttcaccttttcatcagctttttcggcatccatctcgcacaaactttttaaaacccaaatctgtcgtgcactattgcataagcagagccgtggctgatttgcaaatgatttgccacattatccagcttcactcgtctattccatagagcataagttcatgagcacgttcaatgttgtcatcatggatgtggacgggtttccagctgttttttcataacacttctgcgatcttctttgaacttttgtgcccattcaaacacacttcgtgacaaaacactttctccataatgtgcattaaatctttgataaatataggcatcaaacataacctccgaccacaagaaacgaatcacagcatcctgcactgttttcctgcaaatcaccattgcaaagcgccattactcgcgcaacggtcacaaacgaattgacgtgacacaatgaaacctacgcagcagcaatgaacagatattgacgtcatacgaagagtgcagatgtaTCAATACGGTGGatagaagttttaactatctggagtgcggataaatttttaccgagagtcgtataggaatctataatctgtaagtacacctttggctgaatggaaatttctcttacatatagtcaaaaatgcagaaacagtgtattgaattggaaagtgataaaaaataagtgaagtttcgaggttgcatgtgattgcatgagtacacaggacgtttttagcgaataaaaaataattttgaaagacacgagacttatcttgtatttcatgtactctctgtgtccgaatttccagaagctctctatcttatgacgtgttttagattagccggaaaattttgtatgtacatacaagaagtatacgatctaagtggaatattccattattctcttgatacagcagaaacgaaatttacagaacttctcagaaagttggtttattattaccaaattaatagaattaatatacgtttatcatctttacatacctaagtcgtggaggtttatcgtgcgtaaaaaattagtgtcgtttcaaagttacatttcgtacattttaagcctataatttgtaacgtacaaaacaatgtaaatttgagctgtttcttatctcctcaataagaaaatccaactttacgttttttacacaatgatgtttatggaacagtaatatcatattattgcatcgcttggagaatgaagtcaaggtacgctgtgaccctagtgtaaacgctgggatacccagctgtgtcgcacttataagcataagacacaatacctattaaatacgaggttcattcatgttgtatcagcagtggtccgccgcggtcagcctgaaaggatcgttaaatttttaatcaaagatactgaaatatatcgatcgaattgtattgaaattatacttatatacagtaataatcttctattgatttgtgtattgaaatactccaatttataatgtacatgttatatgtattttgagcaaaactaagattagaaggaaattagattaaataccataatgaggtgtgagaagtgggcaaaactattgaattgtgtttatctattatttctaatgtttaagacgtcgatttgatgttaattcgaattgacgtgtcttcagataccgtatagtttgtagtaactctgtaacttaattaccgtacaagaatcctctctaccctgagcatgttcggcgcatattataccctcagtgatatcaggtgcattaggaaatttggaataagctattttgcattcggcattcttaatcactggcatttgtacttccattaatgcattacgtcgtggtcgtcctacgaagaaaataagaaagatatttaagactggaactgtttaattttattataaaattgatatcacttactatatcttaatgctcctcatccagcaacaagggggttatagccgacgaagttgctctttcgtaggggctcctttgtacaaatgggatatacgtaccctgaaaaataaaaaaataaatgaaaatgcaggaaacgaatgaccaaaagtataagaaagaattgtacacgctttatgacacaatatatgtgtacagtaagaaatttcaggatatgatacttcagtaatactcaatagcatatatatatatatatatatatatatatatatatatatatatatatatatatattgaggacttactcgaaaatggcacctcctccaccaatctaagaatggcaatattatgattgtgtatgttttctattccatccatatgtgcacaatgtgctgcggtcaaaacatgcctagccgatatcagggaacctccgcacttccatagtggtttgtctgggtttcggggattacgaaaacctaatgcagcgatccatggccaagcgcctaaaatgcaatagtcagttgtgaatatacataattttttctcacataatgagtaacaacgattattacctattcgatattcgatcatacagcagatgataagtacatacgtacaaatactctgaaatagagatttgataaagacagaaattaaatttttattccagtggaatacaaattattaaataattctatataatttctatttgaactataccgaactataaagttcaaacgtgtaatttctgccctaacagtttttgatctctatccatattattactcctatatcaattttttatttcaagcaaaaagatactcttcctaacatgaagtaaaagaaagaaataattcaagttaataagtaaagttactaccgataaaatcatagcattattatttagtctaattgaaatgtacattgatgtgctgtttaatgcctttaaagttcattctttgcagtaaatggcttattattaatcggaaagaaagacataaaacgtaccaagttcagctggtttaccatcgaccaccctggtatgagagacgttgctaaaaccacagtatggtggtcgcaaagccttatacttatacacagtttttattaaaatttctctcttctctttgtttggatcgttcggacagcaaacgatcgtaacattgccctggtatctgcacactgatcgtctataaaaatcggtggctgtacggtactgtatctgccatatttcttgcagaggtttacattttctgtagtcaaggcacctgccttcttgattgtccggtgtggtacatgctggatcaaacaattttaaaacatttatacagttcaaagatgcgtaagaaagcgacaccgattactcaactttcgaagtaaaaagccgatcaagtccaccggattgccctacagacacgtattaatccgtaagagttagtcatcatgttgataataattatctaaagaaactcacgtgaaaatataaaattttaattgttatattaataatttaattataatttaataataataatttaatttaaaatgagtgagggctaggagatcatctggatcggtggagataggagttagcgggcgggaattgaggactgcttctatttctatgataagaatattacggtgttaagctcatatgtttctgtttctccactcgcgctgcgccataatatcctttgatatttccgatcctctggtcgtacgaggaattgccgatacattttctcgatgtcgccagtgagtacgtactgatgagcgcggaatctaattaatatacaaaataaattgtgaattgattcgagaatataggatttccccattttcatgattatcgtaatttttgtataaatatattttttaacatactaataattaggtacttataaattagtattatcaattattttgcatttataattccgcctctagtataagtgttaattgaaaactaactttatgtttcaaaaagtactagcaaagtcgttgagtaacaagccactgatgctaacacaaatagcattgtcgtaattaaatatttctaaatattcatttttcattttgaacctgtagaaacaatttattatatatactattagctaagtaattgcatatttaattaagtcgaaatataaaacttagttattttaataatttaaaaaataaaaaactgacaaacatttcaatttaatttatggttggaacaaaagacagttatttttcattaattgaaatattgcaatgcagagtactttccaaaatacgccgagagtattcctggtggtgaaacgagcgttgcttcatcgaacgcagctaaagaaaacaacatctatgtagttggtggtacgatgcctgaaatagagggcgataaattgtacaatacctgtactatttggggtcccgatggaactttgatagcaagacaccgaaaggtaagtaatatattcctttatggctttgaatttgaaaatattggggtgaagaaagtgactctatctaggaataatttaggaatatacatatgtacatacgtatactataaccaattctataatttacggtttataaaatacgttatgatacgggaaacgcccatttttgttgtaatgtgtttgttgttgtataaatttttcacatacttaaaatattattatacttattttttctcctttttaaacattattaaatgataagattttttaataaaagaaagtgataaaaacgctgtcagttattaaataaaaagtaattgaagtttaggagttggtaactttgatattaaattacaaaagttgcagcaatagaattagcgactacatttttatgttattaggtacatctattcgacatcgacattcctaataagattacttttcgagagagtgattcactcagtcctggtaactccctaacgacgttcgatgtggagggctgcaaaataggtattggcatttgctatgatattagattcgaggaaatggcacgcatttatcggaacaaaggtacagtaacttaatcgatcaatacttaactagcaaaaaattaaatatctttcttaaatatattctatataaaattaatataatctgtaactctgtataaaaagaagcttaatttaaaaaaccagtatatttgctgaaaatgaaacaaataaaagaattaaaagcacaataagaggactgtcctcgcatattcagaaatgatggaatgtgaaccgtgcaactacgaagttaattggtattcggtggcttcatatttcctgcttctccgggttaggttgccaaatgctgatatatccagcggcattcaatatgaccactggaccactgcactggtcattacttcagcgtttcagagcgaatgataatcaattatacgttgcctgcatatcaccggctcgtgttccttaagcaagttacgtcgcatggggacatacacagttgaccaatccctgaggaaagattctttacgatttggaaactcaagagaatatggcagtcaccgatatcggtaatttacagcttaaaattaaaagcgagagatccatgatgtaattaatttttagtctcgttaatttatcgatttagccatcttcctttgtatttgttgaatttattagtaagcattacttattatttcgtatgtttcttttttctatcagatctaaaagttgttgaggaagtaagggctcggatacctacattttctcagagacgtacagatttgtacgacactgtctgtaagaaggagtaactctacactaaaacagaaaatgtttttttataatatttctactaccatatcctttttttgtgaattattactaatttcttatcatttgtactaaatgaatgactcaattaagaaaaccaaaacgttataaataataatctgtatatcttgtgtatcaacatgtaattggatattataataatataggaatgctataataatataggataataatataggaaaataataatatagaaaaacacacatgcttttaaacacctttaatatcgatcacataaattgttataattcacaatgattacgcatacataaaagaccccttgatagtaaaatttgcgatcaaaaggcaattacgtatcgtttaacaacatttaatttataacaccttttaaacatttagacagattaacacataacacttcttatatataaacatcaattcgaagttatcagcttggagaaattggtcgattaatacctgtagattgtctgtctcgatgaaagacttaaagagagcaaaaacatgataatgccgctaatataatattccttctttcttgtatctgtctgcctctcaggtcgttttactaattacaataagtaatttcgacttctttgcgctctcttttaacgcattcgagaccgaaagaaattcatatcagtcagtaggcaagggtataatatacatattttatatataacttatgttgttacgccgcctaaaacatctgcacgccagcccgcgcgaccggacaacaaccgacctgcgtaacgtcacttcgaccctcaataaacctaagggcccaccataactttcactttcctgtattgtttcgccatgtgtcgtcaatccgtttgtcctgaagaatttcttaagcctaaaagtattttcgacgcacatctggttttttagagaggtccttgggtttattagtcgcacttaaaacacggagaaagcgggtatgcacccatgaggaaaatccgaatagccctgtaatagaacaagctaggttttctcacgcacacagtcatctatccaccacgatggtaggagactccctactcatcccttcgagcagtaatgcaggtcatgaccaatcgacacctcggttcgttaccctcacttttcctaacgaaattgggaacaacgaatccgcgttctttaggcacaggggcacacccacgccgaacttttcttccgtattaaaaaaagagcgacagtcagtctaaaaactaacgcctaacgcggcagtctacacatagcgcgagagtcgcatacttcccgcaaatctttgtcggttctcggtgtggtcgaacatacatcttctctcctaaatatatcatagtgctaagtccattaatacactaatttccagtataagagccctgctctagcgcacatatctatcgcatcgtcgtgcgacaagttgttaactatttatttcggcATCAGTGTAGTCTAAGTGTtggacatatataatttataactctgtgaatcacagggttatacaaactcaatcaccccttattatctcaacggaaatcaggggatcgatcaattcgtggtgtcgactgctacagtcgtaacggggatttacgacccccgttgacgtctctcctcgcgattacgtctccccgcaattggtcgaaattacatatgtagtaacgtatatatcatgttaatttcatattttcttcaatatagaattattatatatatatatatatatatatatatatatatatatatatatatacataatacattacataatatatgtacataatacattatagaataacatagtatataattttatattttaaaaatatgaggcatactatttaagattgtcatcgatttaaaatcaaagtatgaaaaggataccctggagagagtaaaacacagaatcattccaactaaacattcagatcgtaccgacacctaggtatcgtcttacaattaaatctcggtctcgaatggattaaaatgaaatacatacttgcagcttcaacatcttcaatatcgaggagattcaaactttacaaataaatgtaaattgcgatgtaaaacaaagcgatgtaaaaagggaaaaaggaggaaagaaggaacagggaagcaaagagaagaaacgaatttttcattttctcgaaactggatcaagtttcagactgctcgccaaagagtctgtagctaacgagacaagattagacaaaccacgctttaaaattcccacagaactataataatcctcgaaatcaatacgattcgtcgatccatcgcctgattaaaaaatgagataggatgaagctcactagtcggcctttgaactttcaatagcgcttacggctcgtatactctagtttgaatgctacaatgtaagccaagtcagctgtaactagcgttcgcgtgattgtcgctatctattattcacgcgttacacgttcaccagacaaacgcgtctaccggttgacattgttttctgtcctgagtttcaaagcaattatgttgcttcgtgtaatcaaatctcgccaaactaacgataagttcttgtttgatcttacacagttattaaaactatacaagttaaaccaatctagcctaaacaagtaatgtcgttatatattcttttttaaatctatatattgtttaataaatcgtggttaggatatagtagctgacaaaaatattcggacaaatatatttgtagaaacattttaggagtgtattatgcatagtggcactatttaatactgtactgtgactatcatggtcgtgttggtattattcgaaactaatctgaaaatctgtatggaatttgtaagatatttagtacgagtactgtgcattactgatatgtacacaaccgagacgagataacgaaggtactgctctccatcgttcatcgctacgcgttgctaatagcaacgtataatgcatatatgtagtatcgtggacgaaaggcctgggaaatatcggacgaactatgaacagtgtcgcgagagccggggcgccgtcgggcccatcaatgtgtcatcggtcttttcaagtgcatagtttcgtggaaaagacctacgtgaccctggccacgagcgtctgcagaacacgtgtgcggtgggcctaggaaaagggcaatggaatgcgacaacagtcagtcgggaaacagagcgcgagttgagaagcagagtgcgagtcgaggagccgagtgcgagttgagcggagacggaggttgcgagtggcgttgccgagagagtgtggattgcgctgtgttctgtacgtttggtatgaatagttcaagttaagccacaatcgtcttttctgtccgattaacatctctattgtccacgttttgtaaacatattacatcacgatattacatatatatctcgcaaagaccataaaagtacccaatggaaccacgtttaatatttgataataatgtcccattacagtttcgtcattttcaattaattaaacacgaccctctctttaaaaattagaagataaaatacgtaatacaaatctactcgaaatcttttaaacttTACGGACGACCTTACGGACCttacttatggtctttaaaagcagcagggattagcagaatattaactgcgaatttttcttggaccgcagcatgcaatatgaaatatggttattaaaatgtacactgaaaatttcatatccataagatactcgtgcttgtaggaccttgaaaatgaattcttaacccaaatagtcgaccgagatactcgagaaattttgtgaagctgacgtcaataccaatatgtaccgtcgttgtgctattatttcgtgataagccgtattgattgcacttccatttcacggaattaatttttccacacaaaaagtgataacgataatcgaaaaaagaaaaatatactaccactttttgtatcagcatacacaagcgcactcgattttacacgagtatacaatttgcaaattcgacggaacgatcggatttaattattttttcgatatttcaggcatcaagttttatttacacatcgaacgttgaaatacggcgaaatacaaaatgtacaaaccactctggacattaattaactttaaacgttattgattaattaaagaaaccaaccattgtgttgatttttacattttgaaaaattgttatccacttttgctttgtttaaaaattgaaaaaaagatacttttattgtaagtcacgagtatctcttttatttatttaaactttagatcaaatattacaatttataaatatatcatttatttagatatacttgtaatatctgttttataagtttgtacaaccatttatctatttatctattttatttgcacataatctttatagactgattttgtaaagaataaaaaattgtgattctatttaaaaacgatcgtgtcagactcaagtgataagcgatatatatttcagcgatatatatatatatattcagatttcaccatcacataaacggtgctattggaaacgtttcacaatagacgtcttataagcgcctgcgatgtccgtcatatgtaaagctataccactgaatcacggccgccatttagtgattaaggtcgatcacttagagttgttaatccgacataatggcgagcaatacatcgaagacattattggaaacacagttacagtttaatttcattgagcttatttgcaaataaatgtgtacaatatattttagaggttttaaatattattgctgactaaacttcgcgtctgcgcatcatctttctttaactttttttgcattttcttatcgacgcatgaagacgaaatgcgtaaattttattatttatttaaacattactatattgtgctcaatgtagcggaatatcgttctattatcaatatatgaagaactaaaagaattaaaaaagaattaaaagaatatgtagttcaatcaatacttcgtgtatttttctatctccacaagacaatatccggaccagttacgcttacagtatcaacaaagatttgtccagccatacggaataagtcgtactcagtagtttaaaagtattaaccgcacgaactccagaaacacttttgaagtaactttcgaaccaataaatccccgaactaagaactgtcatatttcgtctctatttatcgaatattgttagaaaatgcaaaaaaaagaagttaaataaaaaaagtacttggaaacttaaaagaaaaaatctcgaaaaatctcttaatactttttactgtcgtCTTCAGAAGCACcatatgttaagcttcttcgtagttacaacttttatcgcagatgtaacgaactgacaaatgcttcgaatggcgcgcgcgcgtcaacgcctacacttcaattttaaataaatgtttttaaataaatgtttaaaataatacattaaatgtattaactttgttgcgcagtttcatttaatttcttacgatatggagggtttaattacgtttaagatatctatttgaatcttttaaattcgaagttttttaaaaaattaccttaaactttataaaattaaatcgtctttccactttgttgtatcataaaacagttacttaaattcaaaccttaccgtcgtcttaaaatattctatattttcctcgtcttaaaaaatctccctacagaaagaataaagaagaataaattcccatacgttaaatttcgcgtgattgatggaatacataacgataacgagaactaactagcgacaacaagcaaccattagcaaggacaactggcgactataactgtcgtctctatgatgtatggtgactaaggagaacagccagcaactacggattacatgtaataaccaactgccccacttctaaaaggcaactaacttgcaaaccctttgatggtttctgtagcgtgatataccccttgaacgtggttaaagaatggtcgccgctggacggcggtttgacagcagagcgatctcgccaattcaaagcttgacattacaaactaccgagaatcattaggctcgttatcgagcatctagctttcagaaggtgctttatcatatgatat harbors:
- the LOC143303215 gene encoding venom serine protease Bi-VSP-like isoform X1 — its product is MVNQLNLSICTYVLIICCMIEYRIGNNRCYSLCEKKLCIFTTDYCILGAWPWIAALGFRNPRNPDKPLWKCGGSLISARHVLTAAHCAHMDGIENIHNHNIAILRLVEEVPFSRYVYPICTKEPLRKSNFVGYNPLVAG
- the LOC143303215 gene encoding venom serine protease Bi-VSP-like isoform X3, which gives rise to MVNQLNLSICTYVLIICCMIEYRIGAWPWIAALGFRNPRNPDKPLWKCGGSLISARHVLTAAHCAHMDGIENIHNHNIAILRLVEEVPFSRYVYPICTKEPLRKSNFVGYNPLVAG
- the LOC143303215 gene encoding venom serine protease Bi-VSP-like isoform X2, with amino-acid sequence MIEYRIGNNRCYSLCEKKLCIFTTDYCILGAWPWIAALGFRNPRNPDKPLWKCGGSLISARHVLTAAHCAHMDGIENIHNHNIAILRLVEEVPFSRYVYPICTKEPLRKSNFVGYNPLVAG
- the LOC143303216 gene encoding omega-amidase NIT2-A-like, whose product is MPEIEGDKLYNTCTIWGPDGTLIARHRKVHLFDIDIPNKITFRESDSLSPGNSLTTFDVEGCKIGIGICYDIRFEEMARIYRNKGCQMLIYPAAFNMTTGPLHWSLLQRFRANDNQLYVACISPARVP